In Felis catus isolate Fca126 chromosome E1, F.catus_Fca126_mat1.0, whole genome shotgun sequence, the following proteins share a genomic window:
- the MYH4 gene encoding myosin-4, whose product MSSDAEMAVFGEAAPYLRKSEKERIEAQNRPFDAKNSVFVVDAKESYVKSTVQSREGGKVTVKTDAGATVTVKEDQIFSMNPPKYDKIEDMAMMTHLHEPAVLYNLKERYAAWMIYTYSGLFCVTVNPYKWLPVYNPEVVTAYRGKKRQEAPPHIFSISDNAYQFMLTDRENQSILITGESGAGKTVNTKRVIQYFATIAITGEKKKEEPTPGKMQGTLEDQIISANPLLEAFGNAKTVRNDNSSRFGKFIRIHFGATGKLASADIETYLLEKSRVTFQLKAERSYHIFYQIMSNKKPELIEMLLITTNPYDFAFVSQGEITVPSIDDQEELMATDSAVDILGFSTDEKAAIYKLTGAVMHYGNMKFKQKQREEQAEPDGTEVADKAAYLQSLNSADLLKALCYPRVKVGNEYVTKGQTVQQVYNAVGALAKAVYEKMFLWMVTRINQQLDTKQPRQYFIGVLDIAGFEIFDFNSLEQLCINFTNEKLQQFFNHHMFVLEQEEYKKEGIEWEFIDFGMDLAACIELIEKPMGIFSILEEECMFPKATDTSFKNKLYEQHLGKSNNFQKPKPAKGKAEAHFSLVHYAGTVDYNIAGWLDKNKDPLNETVVGLYQKSAMKTLALLFAGGQSAEAESGGGKKGGKKKGSSFQTVSALFRENLNKLMTNLRSTHPHFVRCIIPNETKTPGAMEHELVLHQLRCNGVLEGIRICRKGFPSRILYADFKQRYKVLNASAIPEGQFIDSKKASEKLLGSIDIDHTQYKFGHTKVFFKAGLLGTLEEMRDEKLAQLITRTQAVCRGYLMRVEFKKMMERRESIFCIQYNVRAFMNVKHWPWMKLYFKIKPLLKSAETEKEMANMKEEFEKTKEELAKSEAKRKELEEKMVALMQEKNDLQLQVQSEADGLADAEERCDQLIKTKIQLEAKIKELTERAEDEEEINAELTAKKRKLEDECSELKKDIDDLELTLAKVEKEKHATENKVKNLTEEMAGLDETIAKLTKEKKALQEAHQQTLDDLQAEEDKVNTLTKAKTKLEQQMDDLEGSLEQEKKLRMDLERAKRKLEGDLKLAQESTMDVENDKQQLDEKLKKKEFEMSNLQSKIEDEQALAMQLQKKIKELQARIEELEEEIEAERASRAKAEKQRSDLSRELEEISERLEEAGGATSAQIEMNKKREAEFQKMRRDLEEATLQHEATAATLRKKHADSVAELGEQIDNLQRVKQKLEKEKSELKMEIDDLASNMETVSKAKANLEKMCHTLEDQLSEVKTKEEEQQRLINELSAQKARLHTESGEFSRQLDEKEALVSQLSRGKQAFTQQIEELKRQLEEESKAKNALAHALQSARHDCDLLREQYEEEQEAKAELQRSMSKANSEVAQWRTKYETDAIQRTEELEEAKKKLAQRLQDAEEQVEAVNSKCASLEKTKQRLQNEVEDLMIDVERTNAACAALDKKQRNFDKVLAEWKQKYEETQAELEASQKESRSLSTELFKVKNAYEESLDHLETLRRENKNLQQEISDLTEQIAEGGKHIHELEKVKKQIDQEKSELQAALEEAEGSLEHEEGKILRIQLELNQVKSEIDRKIAEKDEEIDQLKRNHLRVVESMQSTLDAEIRSRNDALRIKKKMEGDLNEMEIQLNHANRQAAEAIKNLRNTQGILKDTQLHLDDAVRGQEDLKEQLAMVERRANLLQAEIEELRASLEQTERSRRVAEQELLDASERVQLLHTQNTSLINTKKKLETDISQIQGEMEDIVQEARNAEEKAKKAITDAAMMAEELKKEQDTSAHLERMKKNLEQTVKDLQHRLDEAEQLALKGGKKQIQKLEARVRELENEVETEQKRNVEAVKGLRKHERRVKELTYQTEEDRKNVLRLQDLVDKLQTKVKAYKRQAEEAEEQSNVNLSKFRKLQHELEEAEERADIAESQVNKLRVKSREVHTKIISEE is encoded by the exons ATGAGTTCCGACGCTGAGATGGCCGTTTTTGGGGAGGCAGCTCCGTACCTCCGAAAGTCTGAAAAGGAGCGCATTGAAGCCCAGAATAGGCCCTTCGATGCCAAGAATTCTGTCTTTGTGGTGGATGCTAAGGAATCCTACGTGAAAAGCACAGtccagagcagagaaggggggaaggtGACGGTGAAGACTGATGCTGGGGCT ACTGTCACAGTTAAGGAAGATCAAATCTTCTCCATGAACCCTCCCAAATACGACAAGATCGAGGACATGGCCATGATGACGCACCTGCACGAGCCCGCCGTGCTGTACAACCTCAAAGAGCGTTATGCAGCCTGGATGATCTAC ACCTACTCGGGCCTCTTCTGTGTCACCGTCAACCCCTACAAGTGGCTGCCGGTGTACAACCCCGAGGTGGTGACCGCCTACCGAGGCAAGAAGCGCCAGGAGGCCCCGCCCCACATCTTCTCCATCTCCGACAACGCCTATCAGTTCATGCTGACAG ATCGTGAGAACCAGTCGATCCTGATTAC CGGCGAATCCGGGGCGGGCAAGACCGTGAACACCAAGCGTGTCATCCAGTACTTTGCAACCATCGCAATcactggagagaagaaaaaagaagaacctACTCCTGGCAAAATGCAG GGAACCCTTGAAGATCAAATCATCAGCGCCAACCCCCTACTGGAGGCCTTTGGCAACGCCAAGACCGTGAGGAACGACAACTCCTCTCGCTTT GGAAAATTCATCAGGATCCATTTTGGTGCAACAGGCAAACTGGCTTCTGCAGATATTGAAACAT ATCTGCTAGAGAAGTCCCGAGTTACTTTCCAGCTAAAGGCGGAAAGAAGCTACCACATATTTTATCAAATCATGTCCAACAAGAAACCAGAGCTTATTG AAATGCTCCTGATCACCACCAACCCATATGACTTTGCCTTTGTCAGTCAAGGTGAAATCACAGTGCCTAGCATTGATGATCAGGAAGAGTTGATGGCCACAGAT AGTGCTGTGGACATTCTGGGTTTCAGCACTGACGAAAAGGCTGCCATCTACAAGCTCACGGGCGCCGTGATGCATTATGGGAACATGAAGTTCAAGCAGAAGCAGCGTGAGGAGCAGGCCGAGCCTGACGGCACCGAAG TTGCTGACAAGGCAGCCTATCTCCAGAGTCTGAACTCTGCTGACCTGCTCAAAGCCCTCTGCTACCCCAGGGTCAAGGTTGGCAACGAGTACGTCACCAAAGGCCAGACTGTGCAGCAG GTATACAACGCAGTGGGCGCCCTGGCCAAGGCCGTCTATGAGAAGATGTTCCTGTGGATGGTCACCCGCATCAACCAGCAGCTGGACACCAAGCAGCCCAGACAGTACTTCATCGGGGTCCTGGACATCGCCGGCTTTGAGATCTTTGAT TTCAACAGCCTGGAGCAGCTGTGCATCAACTTCACCAACGAGAAGCTGCAACAGTTCTTCAACCACCACATGTTCGTGCTGGAGCAGGAGGAGTACAAGAAGGAGGGCATCGAGTGGGAGTTCATCGACTTTGGGATGGACCTGGCTGCCTGCATCGAGCTCATCGAGAAG CCTATGGGCATCTTCTCCATCCTGGAGGAGGAGTGCATGTTCCCCAAGGCCACGGACACCTCCTTCAAGAACAAGCTGTACGAACAGCATCTTGGCAAGTCCAACAACTTCCAGAAGCCCAAGCCTGCCAAAGGCAAGGCCGAGGCCCACTTCTCGCTGGTGCACTACGCCGGCACCGTGGACTACAACATTGCCGGCTGGCTGGACAAGAACAAGGACCCGCTGAACGAGACCGTGGTTGGGCTGTACCAGAAGTCCGCAATGAAGACTCTGGCTCTCCTCTTTGCCGGGGGACAAAGTGCTGAAGCAG aaagtggCGGTGGAAAAAAAGGTGGCAAAAAGAAGGGTTCTTCTTTCCAGACAGTGTCAGCGCTTTTTAGG GAGAATTTGAACAAGCTGATGACCAACCTGAGGAGCACTCACCCCCACTTTGTACGCTGCATCATCCCCAATGAAACCAAAACTCCCG gGGCCATGGAGCATGAACTTGTCCTGCACCAGTTGAGGTGTAATGGAGTGCTGGAAGGCATCCGCATCTGCAGGAAGGGATTCCCCAGCAGAATCCTTTATGCAGACTTCAAACAGAG ATACAAGGTTCTAAATGCAAGTGCTATCCCAGAGGGTCAGTTCATTGATAGTAAGAAGGCTTCTGAGAAACTTCTGGGGTCTATTGACATCGACCACACCCAGTACAAATTCGGTCATACCAAG GTTTTCTTTAAAGCTGGCCTGTTGGGAACTCTAGAGGAGATGCGAGATGAAAAGCTGGCCCAACTCATCACACGCACCCAGGCTGTGTGCAGAGGGTACCTGATGAGAGTAGAATTCAAGAAGATGATGGAGAGGAG AGAGTCCATCTTCTGCATCCAGTACAACGTCCGTGCCTTCATGAACGTCAAGCACTGGCCCTGGATGAAGCTGTATTTCAAGATCAAGCCCCTCCTCAAGAGCGCCGAGACCGAGAAGGAGATGGCCAACATgaaggaagaatttgagaagacCAAGGAAGAGCTGGCGAAGTCAGAggcaaaaaggaaagaacttGAGGAAAAGATGGTAGCTCTGatgcaagagaaaaatgacttaCAGCTTCAAGTTCAATCT GAAGCAGATGGCTTGGCTGACGCAGAGGAAAGATGCGACCAGCTGATTAAAACCAAAATCCAGCTggaggccaagatcaaagagctGACTGAGAGAgctgaggatgaggaggagaTCAATGCCGAGCTGACGGCCAAAAAGAGGAAACTGGAGGACGAGTGTTCAGAGCTCAAGAAAGACATCGATGACCTTGAGCTGACCCTGGCCAAGGTTGAAAAGGAGAAACATGCCACAGAGAACAAG GTGAAAAACCTCACAGAAGAGATGGCAGGCCTGGACGAAACCATCGCTAAGCTGACCAAGGAGAAGAAGGCCCTCCAAGAGGCCCACCAGCAGACCCTGGATGACCTACAGGCAGAAGAGGACAAGGTCAACACGCTGACCAAAGCTAAAACCAAGCTCGAGCAGCAAATGGATGAC CTTGAAGGGTCtctggaacaagaaaagaaactccGCATGGACCTAGAAAGAGCCAAGAGGAAACTGGAGGGAGACCTAAAACTGGCCCAGGAGTCCACAATGGACGTCGAAAATGACAAACAGCAACTcgatgaaaaacttaaaaa GAAAGAGTTTGAAATGAGCAATCTGCAAAGCAAGATTGAAGACGAGCAGGCCCTCGCCATGCAGCTGCAGAAGAAGATCAAGGAGTTACAG GCCCGCAtcgaggagctggaggaggaaatCGAGGCAGAGCGGGCCTCCCGGGCCAAAGCAGAGAAGCAGCGCTCCGACCTCTCCCGCGAACTGGAGGAGATCAGCGAGCGGCTGGAAGAAGCCGGCGGGGCCACTTCCGCCCAGATCGAGATGAACAAGAAGCGGGAGGCCGAGTTCCAGAAGATGCGCAGGGACCTGGAGGAGGCCACCCTGCAGCACGAAGCCACGGCGGCCACCCTGAGAAAGAAGCACGCGGACAGCGTGGCCGAGCTGGGGGAGCAGATAGACAACCTACAGAGGGTCaagcagaagctggagaaggagaagagcGAGTTGAAGATGGAGATCGACGACCTGGCCAGTAACATGGAGACTGTCTCCAAGGCCAAg GCAAACCTTGAGAAAATGTGCCACACACTGGAGGACCAGCTCAGTGAAGTGAAAACGAAGGAAGAGGAGCAACAGCGCCTCATCAACGAGCTGTCGGCCCAGAAGGCGCGCCTACACACAGAGTCAG GTGAATTTTCACGACAGCTGGATGAGAAAGAGGCTCTGGTGTCTCAGCTATCACGAGGCAAACAAGCATTTACACAACAGATTGAGGAGTTAAAGAGGCAGCTGGAAGAGGAGTCTAAG GCCAAGAACGCACTGGCCCACGCCCTGCAATCAGCCCGCCATGACTGTGACCTGCTGCGGGAACAGTATGAGGAGGAGCAGGAAGCCAAGGCTGAACTGCAGAGGTCAATGTCCAAGGCCAACAGCGAGGTGGCCCAGTGGAGGACCAAATACGAGACAGACGCCATCCAGCGCAcagaggagctggaggaggccaA GAAGAAGCTGGCCCAGCGGCTGCAGGATGCAGAGGAACAGGTAGAGGCCGTGAATTCCAAATGTGCCTCTCTGGAAAAGACAAAGCAGCGGCTCCAGAACGAAGTGGAGGACCTCATGATCGACGTGGAGAGAACAAATGCGGCCTGTGCGGCCTTGGACAAGAAGCAGAGGAACTTCGACAAG GTCCTGGCAGAGTGGAAACAGAAGTACGAGGAGACTCAGGCTGAACTTGAGGCCTCCCAAAAGGAGTCCCGCTCTCTCAGCACTGAGCTGTTCAAGGTCAAGAATGCCTACGAGGAATCCCTGGATCACCTGGAAACCCTGAGGCGAGAGAACAAGAACTTGCAGC AGGAGATTTCTGACCTGACGGAACAGATTGCGGAGGGGGGAAAGCATATCCACGAATTGgagaaagtaaagaaacaaatagatCAAGAGAAGAGTGAACTACAGGCTgccctggaagaagcagag ggatcTCTTGAGCACGAAGAAGGCAAAATCCTTCGCATCCAGCTAGAGTTAAACCAGGTGAAATCTGAGATTGATCGGAAAATTGCtgagaaagatgaagaaatcgACCAGCTAAAGAGGAACCATCTCAGAGTGGTGGAGTCAATGCAGAGCACCCTGGATGCTGAGATCAGGAGCAGGAACGATGCCCTGCGGATCAAGAAGAAGATGGAGGGAGACCTCAATGAAATGGAAATCCAGCTGAACCACGCCAACCGCCAGGCTGCAGAGGCAATAAAGAATCTTAGAAACACACAAGGAATACTGAAG GACACTCAGCTACATCTGGATGATGCCGTCAGAGGCCAGGAGGACCTGAAGGAGCAGCTGGCCATGGTGGAGCGCAGGGCCAACCTGCTGCAGGCTGAGATCGAGGAGCTGCGGGCATCCCTGGAGCAGACGGAGAGGAGCAGGAGGGTGGCCGAGCAGGAGCTCCTGGATGCCAGTGAGCGTGTGCAACTCCTGCACACCCAG AACACCAGCCTGATCAACACCAAGAAGAAACTGGAGACAGACATCTCCCAGATCCAGGGAGAGATGGAAGACATTGTCCAGGAAGCCCGCAACGCAGAAGAGAAGGCCAAGAAGGCCATCACTGAT GCGGCCATGATGGCCGAGGAGCTGAAGAAGGAGCAGGACACCAGCGCCCACCTGGAGCGGATGAAGAAGAACCTGGAACAGACGGTGAAGGACCTTCAGCACCGTCTGGACGAGGCTGAGCAGCTGGCCCTGAAGGGCGGGAAGAAGCAGATCCAGAAACTGGAGGCCAGG gtgAGGGAGCTTGAAAATGAGGTAGAAACTGAACAGAAGCGCAATGTGGAGGCTGTCAAGGGTCTCCGCAAACATGAGAGAAGAGTAAAGGAACTCACTTACCAG ACGGAGGAGGACCGCAAGAATGTTCTCAGGCTGCAGGACTTGGTGGACAAATTACAAACCAAAGTTAAAGCTTACAAGAGACAAGCTGAAGAGGCC GAGGAACAATCCAATGTCAACCTCTCCAAATTCCGCAAGCTCCAGCACGAGCTGGAGGAGGCCGAGGAACGCGCTGACATTGCAGAGTCCCAGGTCAACAAGCTGCGGGTGAAGAGCCGGGAGGTCCACACAAAAATCATAAGTGAAGAGTAA